A genomic segment from Rhodothermales bacterium encodes:
- the nfi gene encoding deoxyribonuclease V (cleaves DNA at apurinic or apyrimidinic sites) — translation MKINIAHPHRWDVSPAEAIRIQQDLAGLVRHEPLAAEPGTIAGVDVSIRGDRARTAIVVVSMPDLAVVDQTTWEGDVPFPYIPGLLSFREMPCILPALEALRVWPDVFMTDSQGIAHPRRFGLACHLGVVLDWPAFGVAKSRLCGVYKEPGVKKGSRAALTDRDEPIGTVLRTRDRTHPVYVSVGHRITLAEAERLTLACCPRYKIPEPTRLAHALSYRTV, via the coding sequence ATGAAAATCAACATCGCACACCCCCACCGCTGGGACGTCTCGCCGGCCGAGGCCATCCGGATCCAGCAGGATCTCGCCGGCCTGGTGCGCCACGAACCGCTCGCCGCCGAACCGGGCACCATCGCCGGGGTCGATGTCAGCATCCGCGGCGATCGGGCGCGGACGGCGATCGTCGTCGTTTCGATGCCCGACCTGGCGGTCGTCGATCAAACAACGTGGGAGGGCGACGTTCCGTTTCCCTATATCCCGGGCCTGCTCAGTTTTCGCGAGATGCCGTGCATCCTGCCGGCCCTCGAGGCCCTGCGCGTCTGGCCCGATGTCTTCATGACCGACAGCCAGGGCATCGCGCATCCGCGGCGTTTCGGGCTCGCCTGCCATCTCGGCGTCGTGCTCGATTGGCCGGCGTTTGGCGTCGCCAAGAGCCGGCTGTGCGGGGTTTACAAAGAACCCGGGGTCAAAAAAGGGTCGCGCGCGGCGCTCACGGATCGCGACGAGCCCATCGGCACGGTGCTCCGGACGCGCGACCGCACCCACCCGGTGTACGTCAGCGTCGGGCATCGGATCACGCTCGCCGAGGCCGAGCGCCTCACGCTGGCCTGCTGCCCGCGGTA
- a CDS encoding nitroreductase, with protein sequence MHHDTTAIEPDALASLIRARRTIHLYRPETPPVETILKALDLARWAPNHKLTEPWRFYLLGSQTAEAIVELNTEIVTAAKGPAAGAAKRARWLEMPGWLVVTCVRSTNPLRAKEDYAATCCAIQNAMLYLWNEGIGMKWASGDVIRDARFCEMLDIDPEAEEVVGLFWYGYPAESPETKRKPLEDVLQWRP encoded by the coding sequence ATGCACCACGACACTACCGCTATCGAACCCGATGCCCTGGCCAGCCTGATCCGGGCGCGCCGGACGATCCACCTCTACCGGCCCGAAACCCCGCCCGTCGAAACGATCCTGAAGGCGCTCGACCTCGCGCGCTGGGCCCCGAACCACAAACTTACCGAACCCTGGCGGTTTTACCTGCTCGGCAGCCAGACGGCCGAAGCCATCGTCGAGCTGAACACCGAGATCGTGACGGCCGCAAAGGGTCCGGCCGCCGGCGCTGCCAAGCGCGCGCGCTGGCTCGAGATGCCCGGCTGGCTCGTCGTTACCTGCGTCCGCTCCACGAACCCGCTTCGGGCGAAGGAGGACTACGCCGCCACCTGCTGCGCCATCCAGAACGCCATGCTCTACCTGTGGAATGAGGGCATCGGCATGAAATGGGCCTCGGGCGACGTCATCCGCGACGCGCGCTTTTGCGAAATGCTGGACATCGACCCGGAAGCGGAGGAGGTCGTCGGGCTCTTCTGGTATGGCTACCCGGCCGAATCGCCGGAGACGAAGCGCAAGCCGCTGGAGGATGTGCTGCAGTGGCGCCCTTGA